In Polaribacter sp. Hel_I_88, the following proteins share a genomic window:
- a CDS encoding deoxyguanosinetriphosphate triphosphohydrolase has protein sequence MNWEQLLSLKRFGDTEKRPRIAQDETRLGFEVDFDRIIFSSAFRSLQDKTQVIPLSQTDFVHTRLTHSLEVSVVGRTLGRRVGKVLLERHPNLVKLGYTFNDFGAIVAAASVTHDIGNPPFGHSGEKAIGEYFKSGKGAKYKDQLSAKEYQDLIDFEGNANGFKILTESREGIFGGLRLSYATLGAFLKYPKESLPKKPTNHIADKKYGFFQSETTEFLDVVQELGMQKKSETDISYYRHPLAYLVEAADDICYTIIDFEDGINLGLIEEEYALEYLSKLIHGINRDKYYALKHTKDRTAYLRAIAINSLIDEAVTIFLANEEAILNGSFSKSLLEKCKYEAQINDIIKISIEKIYKSKEVIEKEVAGYRVIADLLEVFTTAINHKFNEQESNFDNLVLNLLPSEYQVETDDVFYRIMQICSYVSRMSDSYAIRLHKKLTGNII, from the coding sequence ATGAACTGGGAACAACTACTTTCTTTAAAACGTTTTGGCGATACAGAAAAACGACCAAGAATAGCACAAGATGAAACACGTTTAGGTTTCGAAGTAGATTTTGATAGAATTATATTTTCATCAGCATTTAGAAGTTTACAAGACAAAACACAGGTAATTCCATTATCTCAAACCGATTTTGTACATACACGTTTAACCCATAGTTTAGAGGTCTCTGTGGTGGGTAGAACTTTAGGAAGAAGAGTTGGGAAAGTGTTGTTAGAACGTCATCCAAATTTAGTGAAACTTGGTTATACCTTTAACGATTTTGGAGCTATTGTAGCAGCAGCTTCAGTAACACACGATATTGGGAATCCACCTTTTGGACATTCAGGAGAAAAAGCCATTGGAGAGTATTTTAAATCTGGAAAAGGCGCAAAATACAAAGACCAATTATCAGCAAAAGAATACCAAGATTTAATAGATTTTGAAGGGAATGCAAACGGATTTAAGATTCTGACAGAATCTAGAGAAGGAATTTTTGGAGGTTTACGATTAAGTTATGCAACTTTAGGAGCGTTTTTAAAATACCCGAAAGAAAGTTTGCCCAAAAAGCCAACAAATCATATTGCAGATAAAAAATATGGTTTTTTTCAATCGGAAACTACAGAGTTTTTAGATGTTGTTCAAGAATTGGGTATGCAAAAGAAATCAGAAACAGATATTTCCTATTATAGACATCCATTAGCATATTTAGTAGAGGCAGCAGATGATATTTGTTATACAATTATCGATTTTGAAGATGGTATCAACTTAGGTTTAATTGAGGAAGAATATGCTTTGGAATATTTATCAAAATTAATTCATGGCATCAACAGAGATAAATATTATGCACTAAAACACACCAAAGATAGAACAGCCTATTTAAGAGCAATTGCTATTAATTCTTTAATTGATGAAGCAGTAACTATTTTTCTTGCAAACGAAGAAGCTATTTTGAATGGAAGTTTTAGTAAATCTTTACTAGAAAAATGTAAGTATGAGGCACAGATTAACGACATAATAAAAATAAGCATCGAAAAAATCTATAAAAGTAAAGAGGTTATTGAAAAAGAAGTAGCTGGTTATAGAGTTATAGCCGATTTATTAGAGGTATTTACAACGGCTATCAATCATAAATTTAATGAACAAGAATCTAACTTCGATAACTTAGTTTTAAATTTATTACCAAGTGAATATCAAGTAGAAACTGACGATGTTTTTTATAGAATTATGCAAATTTGTAGTTACGTTTCAAGAATGTCAGACAGTTACGCAATAAGGCTACATAAAAAATTAACAGGAAATATTATTTAA
- a CDS encoding T9SS type A sorting domain-containing protein, protein MKKNTTIFLSVLSIVLVSLILTIKSNTEEVSFKVTTEGVLKPKNKPENSRQLYSIERDMFEMNMQKNPVTGEIPLDEKKEELEVSLARKKSQKQNELKSVGIYESRGPSNLGGRTRSLAIDVADASGNTIIAGGVSSGVFRTTNGGQNWTKVSANTEIHNVTSIAQDTRAGFENIWYYSTGEFRGNSASLGAFYFGNGIWKSVDNGITWNQISITDSDFTIYDSSFDLINKIDVHPITGDLFIATVNTVYKLSGNSLSVVLEDTSSGNDWTDVVIANSGRVYIGIDGSSTNENGVWTSSDGVEAFTRIARNSDPFDWSSSGRIVLATSDSNDNILYALFDNGEAQSGGGTIEADLWRYDNATGNWTDFSSKMPDEAGGDSSGNDPFAIQGGYDLVVNVKPDDENFVVIGGTNAYRIINILTSSTFTRIGGYRNNQGYGLYNAGGVNHHPDIHALEFDKTNTNILYSGTDGGVHKAPDISEITIEWENLNNNYQTYQYYHVALDPVEGGDAVIGGAQDNGTTIGGLSVGQSNKTLMSSVAGGDGVAVALRRFTSNNNQLQTFFGTQNGAIYTRSITNSFREITPDGSDSQFVTYFYLDQDNTNVLYYAGLNNLYRTDDAENVTSSTWDELGAFPTPQNIRTLSATRGVYNSNSSYLLMGGSAGNIFKLTDPHNIPTLRISDDITPPTASKTSGTIVSGLAIHPTNPDIVLATYSNYGIVNIFLTKNAKSFRPTWTVVERNLSSHSIRSAAIAEVNGKTIYFVGTARGLYSSEDPLNDDWEIEGLETIGLSLVSGLVYRPSDNVLLVGTHGNGMFETNLSTSLSVQSNTLDGVKMAMYPNPAQFELRFETDDFQIDNTTKFLIYDINGKQVKKGNLNNKSIDVSTLNKGIYIVNLKHNNISTSRKFVKN, encoded by the coding sequence ATGAAAAAAAACACAACAATTTTTCTATCAGTATTATCAATAGTACTTGTAAGCTTAATTTTAACTATTAAAAGTAATACTGAAGAGGTGTCTTTTAAAGTTACAACAGAAGGGGTTTTAAAACCGAAGAATAAGCCAGAAAACTCAAGACAACTTTATAGTATTGAAAGAGATATGTTTGAGATGAATATGCAGAAGAATCCTGTTACAGGAGAGATTCCTTTAGATGAAAAAAAGGAAGAGCTGGAAGTTTCTTTGGCTAGGAAAAAAAGTCAAAAACAAAATGAGCTTAAATCAGTGGGTATTTATGAGTCTAGAGGGCCATCAAATTTAGGAGGAAGAACAAGATCTCTTGCTATTGATGTTGCTGATGCATCTGGTAATACTATTATTGCAGGAGGTGTAAGTAGTGGTGTTTTTAGAACCACTAATGGTGGACAAAATTGGACGAAAGTTTCTGCAAATACCGAAATTCACAATGTTACATCAATTGCACAAGATACAAGAGCAGGCTTTGAAAACATATGGTATTATAGTACTGGAGAATTTAGAGGAAATAGTGCTTCTTTAGGAGCTTTCTATTTTGGAAATGGTATTTGGAAATCTGTAGATAATGGTATAACTTGGAATCAAATTTCAATAACAGACTCAGATTTTACGATATATGATAGTTCTTTTGATTTAATTAATAAGATTGATGTACATCCCATAACTGGAGATTTATTTATTGCAACTGTAAATACGGTTTATAAGTTATCAGGTAATTCTTTAAGTGTAGTATTAGAAGATACTTCTTCTGGTAATGATTGGACAGATGTTGTAATTGCCAATTCAGGTAGAGTATATATTGGTATAGATGGAAGTAGTACTAATGAAAATGGCGTTTGGACATCTTCAGATGGTGTAGAAGCTTTTACTAGAATAGCGAGAAACTCTGATCCATTTGATTGGTCTTCTAGTGGTAGAATAGTTCTTGCAACTTCAGATTCTAATGATAATATTTTGTATGCCTTATTTGATAATGGTGAAGCACAATCTGGTGGTGGTACAATTGAAGCAGATTTATGGAGATATGATAACGCTACAGGAAACTGGACAGATTTTTCTAGTAAAATGCCAGACGAAGCTGGAGGTGATTCATCAGGAAACGATCCTTTTGCTATACAAGGAGGATATGATTTAGTGGTTAATGTAAAACCAGATGATGAAAATTTTGTTGTAATAGGTGGTACAAATGCTTACAGGATAATAAATATTTTAACATCATCAACTTTTACTAGAATTGGAGGATATAGAAATAACCAAGGATATGGCCTTTACAATGCTGGTGGTGTAAATCATCACCCAGATATTCATGCGTTAGAGTTTGATAAAACAAATACAAACATATTATACTCAGGAACTGATGGAGGTGTTCATAAAGCACCAGATATCAGTGAAATAACTATTGAGTGGGAAAATCTAAATAATAATTATCAAACATATCAGTATTATCATGTAGCATTAGATCCTGTAGAAGGAGGAGATGCTGTTATTGGAGGTGCTCAAGATAATGGAACTACTATTGGCGGATTAAGTGTAGGTCAGTCAAATAAAACATTAATGAGCTCTGTAGCTGGTGGAGATGGTGTTGCAGTTGCACTGAGAAGATTTACTTCAAATAATAATCAACTGCAAACTTTTTTTGGTACTCAAAATGGCGCAATTTACACAAGAAGTATAACCAATAGTTTTAGAGAAATTACTCCTGATGGATCAGATAGTCAATTTGTAACGTACTTCTATTTAGATCAAGATAATACAAATGTATTATATTATGCTGGTTTAAATAATTTGTATAGAACAGATGATGCTGAAAATGTAACATCTTCTACTTGGGATGAATTAGGAGCATTTCCTACTCCTCAAAATATTAGAACATTGTCAGCTACAAGAGGAGTTTACAATTCAAATTCAAGTTATTTGTTAATGGGAGGTTCTGCTGGTAATATATTTAAATTAACAGATCCTCATAACATACCTACTTTGAGAATTTCAGATGATATTACACCACCTACCGCTTCAAAAACTAGTGGAACAATAGTTAGTGGTTTGGCAATTCATCCAACAAATCCTGATATTGTTTTAGCTACATACTCTAATTATGGTATTGTAAATATTTTTTTAACAAAAAATGCAAAATCATTTAGACCTACTTGGACTGTTGTTGAGAGAAATTTAAGTTCACATTCAATTAGGTCTGCAGCAATAGCAGAGGTTAATGGCAAAACTATTTATTTTGTTGGAACTGCAAGAGGACTATACAGCTCAGAAGATCCTTTAAATGATGATTGGGAGATTGAAGGTTTAGAAACAATAGGCTTATCTTTAGTAAGTGGTTTGGTTTACAGACCTTCTGACAATGTTCTTTTAGTAGGTACTCATGGTAATGGAATGTTTGAAACTAATTTAAGTACCTCTTTATCTGTTCAAAGTAATACATTAGATGGTGTAAAAATGGCAATGTATCCAAATCCTGCTCAATTTGAACTTCGTTTTGAAACGGATGATTTTCAAATTGATAATACCACCAAGTTTTTGATTTATGATATTAACGGAAAGCAAGTTAAAAAAGGTAATTTGAATAATAAATCAATTGATGTTTCTACTTTAAATAAAGGAATTTATATTGTAAACTTGAAGCATAATAACATTTCTACTTCTAGAAAATTCGTTAAAAACTAG